The following coding sequences lie in one Pseudarthrobacter phenanthrenivorans Sphe3 genomic window:
- a CDS encoding PucR family transcriptional regulator: protein MAAVTVDDILSDLPLGFASLMLRPVPADAAIERFLIVDADDEAPDGSAAFVLLIGVRGRSALPALRRLLKNTPLPVVAVKGTRAELSEAEELLSAAGTGLLVVDPGADWDRLLSIAKDRIQPRSYQSEVLTLLEEDLFAIAQTTARLTSSHVVIEDAANKVLAYSTVSNDIDELRKASILARRGPRKYELLLKDLGAYRELHQTRLPVRVPARPQDGLRERVAITLFAGDRIMGYIWLQETGAGFGPDVDHVLKGSAARTAAELIRYRNQQSVHMREDRVARILSGPAEAAASAHSEKISADRPAALILIGMSDAEAQADDAALKHGELANLAAIHAAAYKASAVVGQFKGDTAVIVPGLKSSTWEPGLKGLAESIVRDAGKHLGISPFAAVGPVAPDLLSLHSITRITEALLGCVGRASRTSVATVDDFEGEILVREAVRNFSSSTFRHRSLSALLQQDAELAETLRVYFDASLDVAECAKQMMLHKNTVYYRISKASRVTGLDFGNPRDSLVALLHIQEWTGTSPRTAGRK, encoded by the coding sequence ATGGCTGCGGTGACGGTGGACGACATCCTTTCGGATCTCCCCCTGGGTTTCGCCAGCCTCATGCTGCGCCCTGTCCCGGCTGACGCGGCCATCGAGCGGTTCCTGATTGTTGACGCCGATGATGAAGCACCCGACGGGTCGGCTGCCTTTGTCCTCCTGATTGGGGTCCGCGGCCGGTCGGCCCTTCCTGCCCTGCGACGGCTTCTGAAGAACACTCCCCTGCCCGTGGTCGCTGTCAAAGGCACCCGGGCGGAACTCTCTGAAGCAGAGGAACTGCTCAGCGCCGCGGGCACCGGCCTGCTGGTCGTTGATCCGGGCGCGGACTGGGACCGGCTGCTCTCCATTGCCAAGGACCGGATCCAGCCGCGCAGCTACCAGAGCGAAGTACTGACGCTCCTGGAGGAGGACCTCTTCGCCATCGCGCAGACCACGGCCAGGCTCACCTCCAGCCACGTGGTCATCGAGGATGCTGCCAACAAGGTCCTGGCATACTCCACCGTGTCCAACGACATCGACGAACTGCGTAAGGCGTCCATCCTGGCCCGGCGCGGCCCGCGGAAATACGAGCTGCTGCTCAAGGACCTCGGCGCCTACCGCGAGCTGCACCAGACGCGGCTTCCCGTCCGGGTACCCGCGCGCCCACAGGACGGGCTGCGCGAACGGGTTGCCATCACCCTCTTCGCCGGAGACCGGATCATGGGCTACATTTGGCTCCAGGAAACCGGCGCAGGATTCGGTCCGGACGTGGACCATGTCCTGAAGGGTTCTGCCGCCCGCACCGCGGCCGAGCTGATCCGCTACCGCAACCAGCAGTCCGTCCATATGCGGGAAGACCGTGTTGCCCGGATCCTTTCAGGGCCGGCCGAGGCGGCAGCAAGCGCCCACAGCGAGAAGATCTCCGCCGACCGGCCCGCAGCGCTGATCCTGATCGGGATGTCGGACGCGGAGGCGCAGGCCGACGACGCAGCGTTGAAGCACGGCGAACTTGCCAACCTCGCGGCGATCCACGCTGCGGCTTACAAGGCATCCGCCGTCGTGGGCCAATTCAAAGGCGACACCGCCGTCATCGTCCCCGGCCTGAAGTCCAGCACGTGGGAGCCCGGGCTTAAAGGCCTGGCCGAGTCGATTGTGCGTGATGCAGGCAAGCACCTTGGCATCAGCCCCTTTGCGGCCGTCGGCCCGGTGGCCCCGGACCTGTTGTCCCTCCACTCGATCACCCGGATCACGGAGGCGCTGCTGGGCTGCGTGGGCAGGGCTTCCCGAACATCCGTGGCAACCGTGGACGACTTCGAAGGCGAAATCCTTGTCCGCGAAGCAGTCCGGAACTTCTCCTCCTCAACCTTCCGCCACCGCAGCCTCTCAGCTCTCTTGCAGCAGGACGCCGAGCTGGCGGAAACCCTGCGTGTGTACTTCGACGCCTCACTGGATGTTGCCGAGTGCGCCAAGCAGATGATGCTGCACAAAAACACTGTCTACTACCGGATCAGCAAGGCGTCGCGGGTGACAGGCCTTGACTTTGGAAATCCGCGGGACTCCCTGGTGGCCCTGCTCCATATCCAGGAA
- a CDS encoding LacI family DNA-binding transcriptional regulator, whose product MQTAGTDRPATIHDIAALCGVAASTVSRALSTPDRVNIRTRQRIQAAAAELNYMPNSQAKALSSGRTGAVGVLVPDITNPFYFDLIRGTQLQLKAAGYTQLLVDTEESDEVEASTLEQLRKTADGVIVAASRLTDDALLAAAGKAPLVTINRDVEGVPAVIIDTPSATSQALDHLVSLGHTQVAYIAGPLTSQSSERRWTALSDAARERGVEVRSLGPFAPKTQSGAAAADAAVHSGVTACIAFNDLIAIGMLQRLRERGIRVPEEMSIVGCDDIFGADFCNPPLTTMASPIEQAGRVAVSMLLAKLNPLAGGGIRNRSVMPTHLTVRGSTAAAPASS is encoded by the coding sequence ATGCAAACGGCTGGAACCGACCGCCCTGCCACCATCCACGATATCGCCGCCCTGTGCGGTGTTGCCGCGTCCACCGTGTCGCGCGCCCTTTCCACGCCTGACCGGGTAAACATCCGTACCCGGCAGCGAATCCAAGCAGCGGCCGCAGAGCTGAACTACATGCCGAACAGCCAGGCAAAGGCGCTCAGTTCGGGACGCACCGGAGCGGTCGGAGTACTTGTTCCCGATATCACAAACCCCTTCTACTTTGACCTCATCCGCGGCACCCAGCTCCAGCTCAAGGCGGCCGGCTACACGCAGCTGCTGGTGGACACGGAGGAATCGGACGAGGTGGAGGCCAGCACTTTGGAGCAGCTGCGGAAGACTGCAGACGGCGTAATCGTGGCCGCCTCCCGCCTCACCGATGATGCATTGCTGGCAGCAGCCGGCAAGGCTCCGCTGGTCACCATAAACCGTGACGTTGAGGGTGTTCCGGCCGTGATCATCGATACCCCTTCCGCCACCAGCCAGGCGCTTGACCATCTGGTCTCACTGGGTCATACGCAGGTTGCCTATATCGCCGGGCCGCTGACATCCCAGTCGAGTGAACGGCGATGGACGGCCCTTTCCGATGCTGCTCGGGAACGTGGCGTGGAGGTCCGCAGCCTGGGTCCGTTTGCCCCGAAGACCCAATCAGGCGCAGCAGCAGCGGACGCCGCCGTCCACAGTGGCGTGACGGCATGCATCGCCTTCAACGACCTCATCGCCATCGGCATGCTCCAGCGCCTGCGCGAACGCGGGATCCGGGTGCCGGAGGAAATGAGCATCGTGGGCTGTGATGACATCTTCGGCGCGGACTTCTGCAATCCTCCGTTGACCACCATGGCCTCCCCGATTGAACAGGCAGGCCGGGTTGCAGTGTCCATGCTCCTCGCGAAGCTCAATCCTCTGGCCGGTGGCGGCATCCGCAACCGCTCTGTCATGCCCACGCACCTGACAGTCCGCGGTTCCACGGCCGCGGCCCCCGCCAGTTCCTGA
- a CDS encoding sugar phosphate isomerase/epimerase family protein: protein MTHATQTTWQLSGFGDEIDPDPAVQASVLLALGASHIEVRSAWGTNVSELAPSQVADLKEILDAKGLKVSAVASPIGKVDVSLPVEHELERLRQIISAAKGLDTEYVRIFSFYRGEDQGAEDIREDVLARMRALADLAEESGVVLLHENEKDIYGDTPQRVLDIMESVNSPALRVAWDNANFVQVGVKPYTDGYAMLRPYLEYFQVKDALSTTGEVVPAGEGDGELDATIAALKADGYSGFASLEPHLASAHELGGFSGPVAFGRAARAFAALAAKNGVELA from the coding sequence TTGACCCACGCAACGCAAACGACCTGGCAGCTCTCCGGATTTGGGGATGAAATCGATCCCGATCCCGCTGTCCAGGCGTCAGTGCTTCTGGCCCTCGGAGCCAGCCACATCGAGGTCAGGAGTGCCTGGGGAACCAACGTCTCCGAACTGGCGCCCTCCCAGGTCGCTGACCTCAAGGAGATCCTGGATGCCAAGGGCCTGAAGGTCTCCGCTGTCGCCAGCCCCATCGGCAAGGTCGACGTCAGCCTTCCGGTTGAGCACGAGCTGGAACGGCTCCGTCAAATCATCTCGGCAGCCAAGGGTCTTGATACAGAATACGTGCGGATCTTCTCGTTCTACCGCGGCGAGGACCAAGGCGCCGAGGATATCCGCGAGGACGTCCTCGCCCGCATGCGGGCCCTTGCGGACCTTGCCGAGGAGTCCGGCGTCGTGCTCCTGCATGAAAACGAGAAGGACATCTACGGTGACACCCCTCAGCGGGTTCTGGACATCATGGAGTCCGTCAACTCCCCGGCACTGAGGGTGGCCTGGGACAATGCCAACTTTGTGCAGGTGGGCGTGAAGCCCTACACGGACGGGTACGCCATGCTGCGTCCCTACCTGGAGTACTTCCAGGTAAAGGATGCGCTGTCCACCACCGGGGAGGTTGTTCCGGCCGGGGAGGGTGACGGTGAACTGGACGCCACCATCGCTGCACTCAAGGCTGACGGGTACAGCGGCTTTGCTTCCCTGGAACCGCACCTTGCCAGCGCGCACGAACTGGGCGGCTTCTCCGGACCCGTGGCTTTTGGCAGGGCAGCCCGGGCCTTCGCCGCCCTGGCCGCAAAGAACGGGGTTGAGCTCGCGTGA
- a CDS encoding Gfo/Idh/MocA family protein codes for MSIRAAVIGCGDVSTVHFEAVAKLDGATLVGVCDPDPLRLAAATELYGVPGFADHKSLLEAVRPDVVHVCTPHDQHASIAVDCLEGGVHVIVEKPLAHTLAEGRRLVDAAEKSTAKIAVCFQNRYNATSQAMHALLASGELGPVLGAAASVMWHRSPEYYASRPWRGSWEGGGGGLMMNQAIHTVDLLQWLVGDVAAVRGSAATRFLGGTIEVEDTAEFVADHANGARSVFYATLGHAWNAPVTLEVVTEKAVLSLRGDLTVTYGDGRVDVIPERASDTGGRSYWGVSHELLISDFYSRLDEAEPFWISPAEAEKSLRIIKDVYRQSYPDAVSKVS; via the coding sequence GTGAGCATCCGGGCCGCCGTGATCGGCTGCGGTGACGTCTCCACGGTCCACTTTGAAGCGGTGGCAAAGCTCGACGGCGCCACGCTGGTGGGCGTGTGCGATCCCGATCCGCTGCGGTTGGCAGCCGCCACGGAACTGTACGGCGTTCCGGGCTTCGCCGACCATAAAAGCCTTCTCGAAGCCGTTCGGCCCGATGTGGTGCACGTCTGCACACCCCATGACCAGCACGCCTCCATTGCCGTCGACTGCCTCGAAGGCGGCGTGCACGTCATCGTCGAAAAGCCGCTGGCCCACACCCTGGCGGAAGGCCGGCGCCTCGTGGATGCTGCGGAGAAGAGCACCGCGAAAATCGCGGTTTGCTTCCAGAACCGTTACAACGCCACATCTCAGGCCATGCACGCACTGTTGGCCAGCGGTGAGCTGGGACCTGTGCTGGGGGCTGCCGCAAGCGTGATGTGGCATCGCTCCCCGGAGTACTATGCCAGCAGGCCGTGGCGCGGTTCCTGGGAAGGCGGCGGTGGCGGACTGATGATGAACCAGGCCATCCATACGGTGGACCTGCTCCAATGGCTGGTAGGGGATGTTGCAGCAGTGCGCGGCAGCGCCGCCACACGTTTCCTTGGCGGGACGATCGAAGTGGAAGACACTGCAGAATTCGTTGCTGACCACGCGAACGGCGCCAGAAGCGTTTTCTATGCAACCCTCGGCCACGCTTGGAACGCGCCCGTGACCCTCGAGGTGGTTACGGAGAAGGCCGTCCTGAGCTTGCGCGGTGATCTCACGGTCACTTACGGGGACGGGCGCGTGGACGTCATTCCCGAACGCGCGAGTGACACGGGCGGCAGGTCCTACTGGGGCGTCTCGCATGAGCTGCTGATCAGCGACTTCTACAGCCGGCTGGATGAGGCGGAACCTTTCTGGATCAGCCCTGCGGAGGCCGAAAAGTCGCTCCGAATCATCAAGGATGTCTACCGCCAGAGCTACCCAGACGCGGTCTCAAAAGTCTCGTAG
- a CDS encoding ABC transporter substrate-binding protein, which produces MKLGPKAAAAALVLSASLALTACGGGGAGAGSTAAGGTTVTALTLGTLRDITSWDPAQAHVGHALQPYQAAYDTLILREPDGKLSPMLATDWKYNDTNTKLTLDLRTDVTFSDGAKFDAEAAKANLDHFKKANGPQMAQLGSVSDVAVVDADTIELNLSAAEPALEYFLSQAAGLMGSPKALGTDAIKTEPVGSGPYVMDKAATVKDSQTVFTARKDYWNKDLQKYQKLTLKILTDPTARTNALVSGQVDATLLDPKNGKQAEGAKMKLEASQVDWSGLLLLDRDGTKNPALANLKVRQAINHAFDRKTILDQVMLGQGTPTSQPFGKDSGAWTEELENYYSYDPAKAKQLLKESGFEGNVSIDVPTLPGAETLISVLKQQLADVGITLNPGAAITNTFTADVAAQKYHAMFFNLFQGEPTVAIDQIVSTKALYNPFKNTTPELEAKIQAVRTGGEDAGKLAQEVNKYVVEQAWFAPLFRVNQMYYHNDKVNVTPQVQQAVPSIYNYSPAK; this is translated from the coding sequence ATGAAGTTAGGTCCCAAAGCGGCAGCTGCCGCCCTCGTACTGAGTGCCTCCCTGGCACTCACCGCATGCGGCGGCGGCGGCGCCGGTGCAGGTTCCACTGCCGCCGGCGGCACCACCGTCACGGCCTTGACCCTCGGCACACTCCGGGACATCACTTCATGGGATCCCGCCCAGGCCCACGTGGGCCATGCCCTCCAGCCCTACCAGGCAGCCTACGACACCCTGATCCTGCGGGAACCGGACGGCAAGCTCAGCCCAATGCTGGCCACCGACTGGAAGTACAACGACACCAACACCAAACTGACCTTGGACCTCCGGACCGACGTCACGTTCAGCGACGGTGCCAAATTCGATGCCGAGGCTGCAAAGGCCAACCTGGACCACTTCAAGAAGGCGAACGGCCCGCAGATGGCCCAGCTGGGCTCAGTATCGGACGTTGCCGTGGTGGACGCTGACACCATCGAGCTCAACCTCAGTGCGGCAGAGCCTGCGCTGGAATACTTCCTGAGCCAGGCCGCAGGCCTGATGGGAAGCCCCAAGGCTCTGGGAACCGACGCCATCAAGACTGAGCCGGTGGGCTCCGGCCCGTACGTGATGGACAAGGCTGCAACAGTCAAGGACAGTCAAACCGTCTTCACCGCGCGGAAGGACTACTGGAACAAAGATCTCCAGAAGTACCAGAAGCTGACCCTCAAGATCCTCACTGATCCCACCGCCCGGACCAACGCCCTGGTCTCCGGCCAGGTGGATGCCACCCTCTTGGATCCGAAGAACGGCAAGCAGGCCGAGGGTGCCAAAATGAAGCTTGAAGCCAGCCAGGTTGACTGGTCCGGTTTGCTCCTGCTGGACCGCGACGGCACCAAGAACCCGGCGCTCGCAAACCTCAAGGTGCGCCAGGCCATCAACCACGCCTTCGACCGGAAAACCATCCTGGACCAGGTCATGCTGGGTCAGGGAACGCCCACCTCCCAGCCATTCGGCAAGGACAGCGGCGCCTGGACTGAAGAGCTGGAGAACTACTACAGCTATGACCCCGCCAAGGCCAAGCAGCTCCTGAAGGAATCCGGCTTCGAGGGCAACGTGAGTATCGATGTCCCCACCCTGCCGGGTGCTGAAACGCTGATCTCCGTCCTCAAGCAGCAGCTCGCAGATGTGGGAATCACCCTTAACCCGGGTGCAGCGATCACCAACACCTTCACGGCTGACGTTGCTGCCCAGAAGTACCACGCAATGTTCTTCAACCTCTTCCAGGGCGAGCCCACCGTGGCCATCGACCAGATCGTTTCCACCAAGGCCCTGTACAACCCCTTCAAGAACACCACCCCGGAGCTCGAGGCCAAGATCCAGGCCGTGCGCACGGGCGGTGAAGATGCCGGAAAGTTGGCCCAGGAGGTTAACAAGTACGTGGTGGAACAGGCATGGTTCGCTCCGCTCTTCCGCGTGAACCAGATGTACTACCACAACGACAAAGTTAACGTCACGCCGCAGGTCCAGCAGGCAGTCCCGTCCATCTACAACTACTCGCCTGCCAAGTAG
- a CDS encoding ABC transporter permease: protein MIKFIAKRLGSGLVVLFVVSALTFTLLYTSSGSIARNILGDQATSEQVALKEQELGLDQPLVVRYFAWLGDALTGNLGVSWFTSEPVASSLATRIPVTMTMVFTAMILIAICAALIGVAAAVKRGWVDRVVQVGAIVGDSVPGYVIGVFLVTVLAIQLGLFPATSTISPGVGPEAWVYSMTLPVIALLVNGVTGGAQQIRSAVIKQLERDYVRTLRSRGIGEREILFKHVLRSAAPAGLTVLSLQLIGMLGGVVIIEQIFALPGMGPLAVAATSQTDLPVVMGVVMYTVVVVIVVNLLVDILNGWLNPKVRVS, encoded by the coding sequence ATGATCAAGTTCATTGCGAAAAGGCTGGGCAGCGGTCTGGTGGTGTTGTTCGTGGTCTCGGCGCTCACCTTCACCTTGCTCTACACGTCCAGCGGAAGCATCGCCCGGAACATCCTTGGCGACCAGGCCACCTCTGAACAGGTTGCCTTGAAGGAACAGGAGCTTGGGCTCGACCAGCCTCTTGTGGTCCGTTACTTCGCCTGGTTGGGTGATGCCCTGACCGGAAACCTTGGAGTTTCCTGGTTCACCTCGGAGCCGGTGGCCAGTTCCCTGGCCACCCGCATCCCGGTGACCATGACCATGGTTTTCACCGCAATGATCCTGATCGCCATTTGCGCAGCACTGATCGGTGTTGCCGCAGCCGTCAAGCGCGGCTGGGTGGACAGGGTGGTCCAGGTGGGCGCGATCGTTGGCGACTCCGTCCCGGGGTATGTGATCGGCGTGTTCCTTGTGACCGTCCTGGCCATCCAGCTGGGCTTGTTCCCGGCCACCAGCACCATCTCTCCGGGAGTTGGGCCGGAGGCCTGGGTCTACTCCATGACCCTTCCCGTGATTGCGCTGCTGGTCAACGGCGTGACCGGCGGTGCACAGCAGATCCGCAGTGCCGTGATCAAGCAGCTCGAACGTGACTACGTCCGGACGCTGCGCAGCCGGGGCATCGGAGAGCGGGAAATCCTCTTCAAGCACGTGCTGCGCAGCGCCGCCCCTGCGGGCCTCACTGTTTTGAGCCTCCAGCTGATCGGCATGCTGGGCGGTGTGGTGATCATCGAACAGATCTTCGCCCTCCCTGGCATGGGACCCCTGGCGGTCGCCGCCACCAGCCAGACTGACCTGCCCGTCGTCATGGGAGTAGTCATGTACACCGTAGTGGTGGTCATCGTTGTGAACCTCCTGGTAGACATCCTCAATGGTTGGCTCAATCCGAAAGTGCGTGTGTCATGA
- a CDS encoding dipeptide/oligopeptide/nickel ABC transporter permease/ATP-binding protein, with the protein MSDSVETAAVAAPALTGQSGTVVRSSVMRRLLRNPLGIASLVILGSIALLAIFAPVLAPFEENFANIAKTLAAPDSVNILGTDSAGRDTWSRLLFGAQLTLLSALLCAGVAIAIGLPAGLIAGYYAGKFEAVSNWVVSILMSLPGLIVLLTIRAAFGPSVWISMIAFGILISPSYFRLTRTAVQSVRNELYVDAARVSGLSDLSIIARHIFSVVRAPIIIQTAAIAGVAIAIQSGLEFLGLGDPTKATWGVMLSEGFKNVYLTPTLLLWPALAMALTIGGLVLLGNAIRDALEDGEKIKHRRRRTSSAGTPAGSTTAEPAKARPSRKSVAAVESGTEHHLVKVTHLGVGYPQADGSVKKVVDDVSFHVDRGEILGIVGESGSGKSQTAFSILGLLPDNARIVAGSIQFDGNYTVAPGEDRVNQERLSKLRGKRISYIPQEPMSNLDPAFTIGYQLVTPMVRVLGIPKAEARQRALKLLSDVGIANPERTFEAYPHEVSGGMAQRVLIAGAISCEPDLVIADEPTTALDVTVQADVLDLLRELQQRLNIGVILVTHNFGVVADLCDRVVVMQNGRLVEEGTVRDILRNPKEQYTQTLLGSMLEGKKPMTMLVSPPQGPVPHESAGTSPAGQNPAAEKEPVA; encoded by the coding sequence ATGAGTGATTCCGTAGAAACAGCGGCCGTGGCCGCGCCGGCCCTGACAGGCCAGAGCGGCACCGTGGTCCGTTCGAGTGTGATGCGTCGGCTCCTCAGGAATCCCCTGGGCATTGCATCCCTGGTGATCCTGGGAAGCATCGCGCTGCTGGCCATCTTCGCCCCGGTGCTGGCACCGTTCGAGGAGAACTTCGCGAATATCGCCAAGACCCTCGCGGCACCGGATTCGGTCAACATCCTGGGCACTGACAGCGCAGGCCGTGACACCTGGAGCCGACTGCTCTTCGGCGCGCAGTTGACGCTGCTGTCCGCGCTGCTGTGTGCCGGCGTCGCCATTGCCATCGGCCTCCCCGCCGGCCTCATCGCCGGTTACTATGCAGGCAAATTCGAAGCCGTCTCCAACTGGGTGGTCAGCATCCTGATGAGCCTGCCCGGCCTGATCGTGCTCCTTACCATCCGCGCCGCTTTCGGCCCGTCGGTCTGGATCTCCATGATCGCCTTCGGCATCCTGATCAGTCCGTCCTACTTCCGCCTCACCCGCACAGCGGTGCAGTCGGTGCGGAACGAGCTCTACGTTGACGCGGCCCGCGTTTCCGGCCTGTCCGACCTGAGCATCATCGCGCGCCACATCTTCTCGGTGGTCCGCGCCCCCATCATCATCCAGACCGCAGCCATCGCCGGTGTGGCGATTGCCATCCAGTCCGGGCTCGAATTCCTGGGCCTGGGCGACCCCACCAAGGCCACCTGGGGCGTCATGCTCTCCGAGGGCTTCAAGAATGTCTATCTGACCCCCACGCTGCTTCTCTGGCCCGCCCTCGCCATGGCACTGACAATCGGCGGCCTGGTCCTCCTGGGCAATGCCATCCGGGACGCCCTGGAAGACGGTGAAAAGATCAAGCACCGCCGCAGGCGCACATCCAGTGCGGGTACCCCCGCAGGCAGTACGACGGCGGAGCCCGCCAAGGCGCGCCCGTCACGCAAGTCCGTGGCCGCCGTCGAAAGCGGAACGGAGCACCACCTCGTGAAGGTGACGCATCTCGGCGTCGGATATCCGCAGGCGGACGGTTCCGTCAAGAAGGTGGTGGACGACGTGTCCTTCCACGTGGACCGCGGTGAGATCCTGGGCATCGTGGGCGAATCGGGATCGGGCAAGTCCCAGACGGCCTTTTCCATCCTGGGACTGCTCCCGGACAATGCCCGCATCGTGGCCGGTTCAATCCAGTTCGACGGCAACTACACGGTGGCTCCGGGGGAGGACCGCGTGAACCAGGAGCGCCTCTCCAAGCTCCGGGGCAAGCGGATCTCCTATATCCCCCAGGAACCGATGAGCAACCTCGACCCGGCGTTCACCATCGGCTATCAGCTGGTGACGCCCATGGTCCGCGTCCTCGGGATCCCGAAGGCCGAAGCCCGGCAGCGGGCACTCAAGCTGCTCTCCGACGTCGGAATCGCCAACCCGGAACGGACCTTCGAGGCCTACCCGCACGAAGTCTCCGGCGGCATGGCCCAGCGTGTGCTGATCGCCGGCGCCATCAGCTGCGAACCGGACCTGGTCATCGCGGATGAGCCCACTACCGCCCTGGACGTTACTGTGCAGGCCGATGTGCTGGACCTCCTGCGCGAACTGCAGCAGCGCCTCAACATCGGCGTCATCCTGGTGACCCACAACTTCGGTGTCGTGGCTGACCTCTGTGACCGCGTGGTGGTCATGCAAAACGGGAGGCTCGTGGAAGAAGGAACTGTCCGCGACATCCTCCGCAACCCGAAAGAGCAGTACACCCAGACCCTGTTGGGCTCCATGCTGGAAGGAAAGAAGCCCATGACCATGCTTGTTTCCCCGCCGCAGGGACCAGTCCCGCACGAATCGGCCGGGACTTCTCCAGCCGGACAAAACCCAGCCGCAGAAAAGGAACCGGTCGCATGA
- a CDS encoding ATP-binding cassette domain-containing protein, giving the protein MSEPQNAPLLSVENLVVEYPSKRFRARPFRALTDINIAIGQGETLGLVGESGSGKTTLGRAVLGLAPVTQGKVVFEGNDISHASRKERRVLSRDLQVVFQDPYTSLNPALEIGDILAEPLGVQGMEAAAAKKRVKELLDQVGLPSDAIHRLPREFSGGQRQRVAIARALALSPKLIVCDEPVSALDLSTQARVLDLFLQIQKDTGVSYLFVSHDLDVVRHISHRVAVMYRGEIVEQGPADVVTSDPEHPYTQRLLLASPVPDPDRQEQRRADRHRLLEAQRQQTEQAGAAA; this is encoded by the coding sequence ATGAGCGAACCACAGAACGCCCCGCTGCTGTCAGTGGAGAACCTGGTGGTTGAGTACCCCAGCAAGCGCTTCAGGGCGAGGCCGTTCCGGGCGCTGACGGACATCAACATCGCCATCGGGCAGGGCGAAACCCTTGGCCTGGTGGGGGAATCCGGCTCCGGCAAGACCACCCTGGGCCGGGCCGTCCTGGGACTGGCACCCGTGACCCAGGGCAAAGTGGTCTTCGAAGGCAACGACATCAGCCACGCCAGCCGCAAGGAGCGTCGGGTCCTTAGCCGGGACCTGCAGGTGGTCTTCCAGGACCCCTACACGTCCCTGAACCCAGCACTCGAAATCGGGGACATCCTCGCAGAGCCGCTTGGCGTGCAGGGCATGGAAGCCGCGGCCGCCAAGAAACGCGTCAAGGAACTGCTGGACCAGGTGGGGCTTCCCTCGGATGCGATCCACCGGCTGCCCCGAGAGTTCAGCGGCGGCCAGCGGCAGCGGGTGGCCATCGCCCGGGCACTGGCCCTGTCGCCGAAGCTGATCGTCTGCGACGAACCCGTCAGCGCCCTGGATCTCTCCACCCAGGCCCGCGTCCTGGACCTGTTCCTGCAGATCCAAAAGGACACCGGCGTCTCCTACCTGTTCGTCTCCCACGACCTGGACGTGGTCCGGCACATCAGCCACCGCGTGGCCGTGATGTACCGCGGCGAAATCGTGGAGCAGGGCCCGGCCGACGTTGTCACCAGCGATCCCGAACACCCCTATACCCAGCGGCTGCTGCTGGCCTCGCCCGTTCCGGATCCGGACCGGCAGGAACAGCGCCGCGCAGACCGGCACCGGCTGCTGGAAGCGCAGCGCCAACAGACTGAACAGGCGGGTGCCGCCGCCTAG
- a CDS encoding sugar phosphate isomerase/epimerase family protein, which translates to MAKIGVQAMMLKDSFADVGAFETLRKVNAIGYNAVEISQIPMTPENVAELDRSRSELGMDIAALSVAVEGRKGMPVESLADNFDKIVDDAKRLDTSLLRIGMLPFGAMKSLDAVVSFARQANGYAERLQEHGISLYYHNHHVEFAKFDGKYMLDIIAENSPAMGMEIDVHWVQRGGLDPVRTLEKYAGRTAMVHLKDYRIGQMPESSFGLLESGDFAGFMAEFRNVVQFAEVGEGNLDFPSIIPAAQAAGAKYLLVEQDELYGRTVWDALQTSYDNLVAMGHADLF; encoded by the coding sequence GTGGCCAAAATAGGCGTACAAGCCATGATGCTCAAGGACAGCTTCGCTGACGTGGGGGCGTTTGAAACACTCCGCAAGGTCAACGCGATCGGTTACAACGCCGTCGAAATCTCCCAAATCCCCATGACCCCGGAAAATGTGGCCGAGCTGGACCGCTCGCGCTCGGAACTGGGGATGGACATCGCAGCGCTGTCCGTTGCCGTGGAGGGCCGGAAGGGGATGCCCGTCGAATCGCTGGCGGACAACTTCGACAAGATCGTGGATGATGCGAAGCGCCTTGACACGTCGCTGCTGCGGATCGGGATGCTGCCGTTCGGTGCCATGAAGTCGCTGGACGCCGTGGTCTCGTTCGCCCGCCAGGCCAACGGCTACGCGGAGCGGCTGCAGGAACACGGCATCAGCCTGTACTACCACAACCACCACGTGGAGTTCGCGAAGTTCGACGGCAAGTACATGCTGGACATCATCGCCGAGAACTCGCCGGCCATGGGCATGGAAATCGACGTGCACTGGGTCCAGCGCGGCGGCCTGGACCCCGTCCGGACCTTGGAAAAGTACGCCGGCCGCACCGCGATGGTGCACCTCAAGGACTACCGGATCGGCCAGATGCCAGAGTCCTCCTTCGGCCTCCTGGAGTCCGGCGACTTCGCCGGGTTCATGGCCGAATTCCGGAATGTGGTGCAGTTCGCCGAGGTAGGCGAAGGCAACCTGGACTTCCCGTCTATCATTCCGGCTGCCCAGGCCGCCGGGGCAAAGTACCTGCTGGTGGAACAGGACGAGCTGTACGGCCGTACCGTGTGGGACGCCCTGCAGACCTCCTACGACAACCTGGTGGCCATGGGCCACGCAGACCTTTTCTAG